In one Nicotiana tomentosiformis chromosome 6, ASM39032v3, whole genome shotgun sequence genomic region, the following are encoded:
- the LOC104111280 gene encoding NAC domain-containing protein 76 isoform X2, producing MMSGAGNGQLSVPPGFRFHPTDEELLYYYLRKKVSYEAIDLDVIREVDLNKLEPWDLKEICRIGSGPQNEWYFFSHKDKKYPTGTRTNRATAAGFWKATGRDKAIYLSNSKRIGMRKTLVFYTGRAPHGQKTDWIMHEYRLDDNTAEVEEDGWVVCRVFKKKNYTRGFQHELGGDDHEQQLHFADHMKSGSSDPKQNMQQPHHQACYDYASNFDGSMHLPQLLSPDLLSVTPCPQLPLSSNMNLNECSHQNLLRLTSAAGAAGCSNSTFNIIPQHDKFSGDWSFLDKLLASNQGALQSQAAIGDNLVNPTGTQKYPVFHHHGFDPDLFKFSK from the exons ATGATGTCAGGAGCAGGAAATGGACAGCTTTCAGTTCCTCCAGGGTTTCGTTTCCACCCCACAGATGAGGAGCTTCTTTATTATTATCTAAGGAAGAAAGTTTCCTACGAAGCAATAGACTTGGACGTTATTAGGGAAGTCGATCTTAACAAACTTGAACCATGGGACCTCAAAG AAATATGTAGAATAGGATCAGGTCCACAGAATGAATGGTACTTTTTCAGCCACAAGGATAAGAAGTACCCAACAGGGACTCGAACAAATAGAGCCACGGCAGCTGGATTCTGGAAGGCGACAGGGAGGGATAAGGCCATCTATCTTAGCAACTCCAAGAGGATTGGGATGAGGAAAACTCTTGTATTTTACACCGGACGCGCACCTCATGGCCAAAAGACTGACTGGATCATGCATGAGTATCGCCTTGATGACAACACTGCTGAAGTTGAG GAAGATGGCTGGGTTGTTTGTAGGGTGTTCAAGAAAAAGAACTACACTAGAGGTTTCCAACACGAATTGGGTGGAGATGATCATGAGCAGCAGTTACATTTTGCGGATCATATGAAGTCTGGCAGTTCTGATCCAAAACAGAATATGCAACAACCTCATCATCAAGCCTGCTACGACTATGCGTCCAACTTTGATGGTTCAATGCACCTCCCTCAACTGCTAAGTCCAGACTTATTATCAGTTACTCCATGTCCCCAGCTTCCTTTGAGTAGTAACATGAACCTTAATGAATGTTCTCATCAGAACTTATTGAGACTAACATCAGCAGCTGGAGCAGCAGGTTGTAGCAACAGTACTTTCAATATTATTCCTCAACACGACAAATTTAGTGGCGATTGGTCTTTCTTGGATAAGCTTCTTGCTTCAAACCAAGGCGCACTGCAGTCTCAAGCAGCTATCGGAGATAATTTGGTTAATCCCacgggcacacaaaaatatccaGTGTTCCATCACCATGGTTTTGATCCTGATCTTTTCAAATTCTCTAAGTAG
- the LOC104111280 gene encoding NAC domain-containing protein 76 isoform X1, which translates to MMSGAGNGQLSVPPGFRFHPTDEELLYYYLRKKVSYEAIDLDVIREVDLNKLEPWDLKEICRIGSGPQNEWYFFSHKDKKYPTGTRTNRATAAGFWKATGRDKAIYLSNSKRIGMRKTLVFYTGRAPHGQKTDWIMHEYRLDDNTAEVEPLQEDGWVVCRVFKKKNYTRGFQHELGGDDHEQQLHFADHMKSGSSDPKQNMQQPHHQACYDYASNFDGSMHLPQLLSPDLLSVTPCPQLPLSSNMNLNECSHQNLLRLTSAAGAAGCSNSTFNIIPQHDKFSGDWSFLDKLLASNQGALQSQAAIGDNLVNPTGTQKYPVFHHHGFDPDLFKFSK; encoded by the exons ATGATGTCAGGAGCAGGAAATGGACAGCTTTCAGTTCCTCCAGGGTTTCGTTTCCACCCCACAGATGAGGAGCTTCTTTATTATTATCTAAGGAAGAAAGTTTCCTACGAAGCAATAGACTTGGACGTTATTAGGGAAGTCGATCTTAACAAACTTGAACCATGGGACCTCAAAG AAATATGTAGAATAGGATCAGGTCCACAGAATGAATGGTACTTTTTCAGCCACAAGGATAAGAAGTACCCAACAGGGACTCGAACAAATAGAGCCACGGCAGCTGGATTCTGGAAGGCGACAGGGAGGGATAAGGCCATCTATCTTAGCAACTCCAAGAGGATTGGGATGAGGAAAACTCTTGTATTTTACACCGGACGCGCACCTCATGGCCAAAAGACTGACTGGATCATGCATGAGTATCGCCTTGATGACAACACTGCTGAAGTTGAG CCATTGCAGGAAGATGGCTGGGTTGTTTGTAGGGTGTTCAAGAAAAAGAACTACACTAGAGGTTTCCAACACGAATTGGGTGGAGATGATCATGAGCAGCAGTTACATTTTGCGGATCATATGAAGTCTGGCAGTTCTGATCCAAAACAGAATATGCAACAACCTCATCATCAAGCCTGCTACGACTATGCGTCCAACTTTGATGGTTCAATGCACCTCCCTCAACTGCTAAGTCCAGACTTATTATCAGTTACTCCATGTCCCCAGCTTCCTTTGAGTAGTAACATGAACCTTAATGAATGTTCTCATCAGAACTTATTGAGACTAACATCAGCAGCTGGAGCAGCAGGTTGTAGCAACAGTACTTTCAATATTATTCCTCAACACGACAAATTTAGTGGCGATTGGTCTTTCTTGGATAAGCTTCTTGCTTCAAACCAAGGCGCACTGCAGTCTCAAGCAGCTATCGGAGATAATTTGGTTAATCCCacgggcacacaaaaatatccaGTGTTCCATCACCATGGTTTTGATCCTGATCTTTTCAAATTCTCTAAGTAG
- the LOC138893840 gene encoding uncharacterized protein gives MSLEPFWIGGLIRCPCVKCKCLYFFGSEDVKAHLYKKSFMDNYFVWTSHGEIDGSDGIFHNVVVGEYSKSVGNNIQHPRYHEMVADAFGMHFDFETHESVEQLPNEEAKYFYEQLEATSRLLREGSMHSQLSVAVRLLSIKSDTNISQVGMDYFIGLMSELVDPTFNIPEDLYKVKRLVSKLGLSSMKIDCCEDGCMLYYKGDTDLESYKFCEKSRFKRLSSRKKAAVKSTHYLPLIHRLKRLYASMSSAPHMRWHYKNRRPPGVMCHPSDGEAWKNFYRTYPDYASEPRNVLLGLCADGFTPFSVSATPYSCWPIFITPYNLPPKMCMTSPYICLNCVIPGPRNPKSLIDVYLQPLIDELKQLWYDGVVTYDISTKQNFNLRANLMWIINDFSAYGMLPGWMTAGKLACPYCMKNGKEFTLRHGRK, from the coding sequence atgtcacttgaaccgTTTTGGATTGGAGGGTTGATTAGATGTCCTTGtgtgaagtgcaagtgtttgtatttttttggatcggaggatgttaaggctcatctttataaaaaaagttttatggataattattttgtgtggactagtcatggagagATTGATGGTAGTGATGGTATATTTCATAACGTAGTTGTTGGTGAATATAGTAAGTCGGTGGGGAATAACattcaacatcctagataccatgaaatggttgcggatgcttttgggatgcacttcgattttgaaacccatgaaagtgttgaacaacttcctaacgaagaggcaaaatatttttatgaacagttagaggccaCTAGTCGTCTACTAAGGGAAGGGAGTATGCACTCTCAGTTGTCTGTTGCTgttagattattaagtatcaaatcagataCCAATATTTCTCAAGTGGGAATGGATTAtttcattggccttatgagtgaactagttgacccaactttcaacatacctgaagatttatataaggttaaaagattggtttctaagttaggactctcaTCTATGAAAatcgattgttgtgaagatggttgcatgttatattataaggGTGATACAGATTTAGAAAGttataaattttgtgaaaaatctcgTTTTAAGCGGCTTTCCAGCAGGAAGAAAGCTGCTGTGAAGTCGACGCATTACTTACCTCTTATTCATCGATTAAAGAGGTTGTACGCATCGATGAGttccgctcctcatatgagatggcactataAAAATAGAAGGCCGcccggtgttatgtgtcatccttcagatggggaaGCTTGGAAGAATTTTTATAGGACATATCCGGATTATGCTAGTGAACCGAGGAATGTTCTGTTGGGTTTGTGTGCTGATGGTTTCACGCCATTTTCTGTTTCTGCAACACCATATTCATGCTGGCCGATCTTTATTACGCCGTATAATCTTCCGCCTAaaatgtgtatgactagtccatatatttgtttaaattgtgttattcccggtccccgcaatccaaagagtttgattgatgtatatttgcaacctctaATTGATGAGCTTAAACAGTTGTGGTATGATGGAGTTGTGACATATGATATATCAACTAAGCAAAATTTCAACTTGCGTGCTAACTTAATGTGGATCATTAATGATTtttctgcgtatggaatgttgcctgggtggatgactgccggaaagttagcatgtccttactgcatgaaaaatggtaaagagttcactttaagacatggccgaaagtag